A window of the Amblyraja radiata isolate CabotCenter1 chromosome 5, sAmbRad1.1.pri, whole genome shotgun sequence genome harbors these coding sequences:
- the fabp7 gene encoding fatty acid-binding protein, brain: protein MVDAFVGTWKLIESENFDAYMKALGVSFATRQVGNVTKPTIVISKEDDTVALKTLSTFKNTEITFKLGEEFDETTADDRVCKTTITLEGDKLVHVQKWDGKETSFTRELKDGKMVMNLTFDDIVAVRTYEKA, encoded by the exons ATGGTCGATGCTTTCGTTGGAACCTGGAAGCTCATTGAAAGCGAGAATTTCGATGCATATATGAAAGCTTTGG GTGTGAGTTTCGCTACTAGACAAGTCGGGAATGTGACCAAACCGACCATTGTCATCAGCAAAGAGGACGATACTGTGGCGTTGAAGACGCTGAGCACCTTTAAAAACACCGAAATCACCTTCAAACTAGGAGAAGAGTTCGACGAAACTACAGCGGATGACCGGGTCTGCAAA ACAACGATAACTTTGGAAGGTGATAAACTTGTTCACGTCCAGAAATGGGATGGAAAGGAAACTAGTTTTACCAGGGAACTCAAGGATGGCAAAATGGTCATG AATCTAACATTTGACGATATTGTTGCTGTTCGTACCTACGAAAAGGCATAA